One window of Opisthocomus hoazin isolate bOpiHoa1 chromosome 13, bOpiHoa1.hap1, whole genome shotgun sequence genomic DNA carries:
- the LOC142362976 gene encoding uncharacterized protein LOC142362976 yields the protein MAWAPLLLAVLTHSSGSLVQAALTQPPSVSVNLGETAQITCSGFSSGSYAGWYQQKVPGSAPVTVIYNDNQRPSGIPSRFSGSKSGTTGTLTITGVQAEDEAVYYCGGYDGSTFVFGSGTQLTILSQPKASPTVHLYPPSDEISTQSKATLMCLLEDCYPGTVQVTWTADGQTLTSSSEISQPQWQSNSEYMASSYLTLSAADWKSHETCGCKVTHEAGNMEKSLKRSELRWLRGALNFPTPEATLHQCLCRRQGARCDEGKCLSSRGGMAQCPVPSPECRAELWHSGRRSATAAGAAPLPCRRLPLHRAPRHRCCKEARSPARHQKSCPVGGQMDGFFMKFTRTHTVRWQVVPAGPSHSHGVAQGVAGHSPRAATATRVAAAQVKQGAACRSLGAPKASTSPSSPGTKPWAGTWACNTHKACGAGQQCVPGAADNTAAALESPANMVHVGCTMHAAHCVHRGTSISSPSSCWGPSGHLHLITFLLLGSSWHLHPIAILLPHPWAPGLFLPWGRKFLHGPVSLCGIFGSGTIVTVAGRPQSPPELLLFPPATEEISTQSKATLVCLLEDFYPGTVQVTWTADGQTLTSGIQTSNAQQQSNSKYMASSYLTLSAADWNSHESYTCKVTHEAGNVEKSLKRSECS from the exons ATGGCCTGGGCCCCTCTCCTCCTCGCGGTGCTCACCCACAGCTCAG gttccctggtCCAGGCAGCCCTGACTCAGCCACCCTCGGTGTCAGTGAACCTGGGAGAAACCGCCCAGATCACCTGCTCCGGGTTTAGCAGCGGCAGCTATGCTGGCTGGtaccagcagaaggtccctggcagtgcccctgtCACTGTGATCTACAATGACAACCAGAGACCCTCAGGCATCCCCTCACGATTCTCTGGATCCAAGTCTGGCACCACGGGcacgttaaccatcactggggtccaAGCCGAGGACGAGGCTGTCTATTACTGTGGTGGCTACGACGGCAGCACTTTTG tctttggCAGTGGGACCCAGCTGACCATCCTCA GCCAGCCCAAGGCCTCTCCCACCGTCCACCTCTATCCGCCGTCCGACGAGATCTCCACGCAGAGCAAAGCCACTCTGATGTGTCTGCTGGAAGACTGCTACCCCGGCACCGTGCAGGTGACCTGGACAGCTGATGGCCAGACGCTCACCAGCAGCAGCGAGATCAGCCAGCCCCAGTGGCAGAGCAACAGCGAGTACATGGCCAGCAGCTACCTGACACTGAGTGCCGCCGACTGGAAGAGCCACGAGACCTGCGGCTGCAAGGTCACGCATGAGGCCGGCAACATGGAGAAGAGCCTGAAGAGATCCGA GCTTCGTTGGCTCAGGGGGGCTCTGAACTTCCCCACACCAGAGGCAACCCTGCACCAGTGCCTTTGCCGGCGCCAGGGTGCCAGGTGTGATGAAGGGAAGTGCTTATCTAGCCGCGGTGGGATGGCCCAGTGCCCCGTGCCCAGCCCCGAGTGCAGGGCTGAGCTCTGGCACAGCGGCAGGCGCAGTGCgacagcagctggggctgcaccgCTCCCCTGCCGCCGGCTGCCCCTGCACAGGGCACCCCGACACCGCTGCTGCAAGGAGGCTCGCTCGCCCGCCAGGCACCAAAAGTCCTGCCCAG TGGGAGGACAGATGGATGGTTTCTTCATGAAGTTTACCCGCACACACACTGTCCGATGGCAGGTGGTCCCTGCTGGCCCCAGCCACAGCCACGGTGTGGCCCAAGGAGTGGCAGgtcacagccccagggcagccacAGCCACCCGCGTGGCAGCAGCACAGGTCAAGCAAGGCGCTGCCTGTCGCTCCTTAGGAGCACCCAAAGCTTCCACCAGCCCTTCCTCACCTGGGACtaagccatgggcagggacatgggCTTGTAACACGCACAAGGCTTGTGGTGCTGGGCAGCAGTGTGTCCCTGGAGCAGCTGACAACACGGCCGCAGCTCTGGAGAGCCCAGCCAATATGGTCCATGTGGGATG CACCATGCATGCAGCCCACTGTGTCCATCGGGGCACCTCCATCTCATCACCTTCCTCCTGCTGGGGTCCATCGGGGCATCTCCATCTCATCACCTTCCTCCTGCTGGGATCTTCTTGGCACCTCCACCCCATCGCCATCCTCCTGCCACATCCATGGGCCCCAGGACTGTTCCTGCCATGGGGCAGGAAGTTTTTGCATGGCCCTGTATCACTGTGTGGTATATTCGGGTCCGGGACTATAGTGACTGTCGCAG GCCGGCCCCAGTCCCCCCCTGAACTCCTCCTCTTCCCGCCGGCCACCGAGGAGATCTCCACGCAGAGCAAAGCCACGCTGGTGTGTCTGCTGGAAGACTTCTACCCCGGCACCGTGCAGGTGACCTGGACGGCTGATGGCCAGACGCTCACCAGTGGCATCCAGACCAGCaatgcccagcagcagagcaacagCAAGTACATGGCCAGCAGCTACCT